The DNA segment GTAGCCATGAATCTGGCCGGTAAGGTGGTTCTCATCACGGGCGCCAGCAGCGGCATTGGTGCTGCGACCGCGCTCAAGTTCTCCCAGCTCGGAGCTTCGCTCGCACTGACCGGGCGCAAGGTGGACAACCTGAACGAGGTGGCCAGCCAGTGCGGCGGGTCACCGTTCGTGGTGGCCGGCGACATCTCCAAGGAGGCCGATACGGAGCGCGTGCTGAAGGCGACGATCGAGAAGTACGGCAAGCTGGATGTGCTCGTTAACAATGCGGGCATCATCGAAACGGGCACGATCGAAACGACCAGCCTGGAGCAGTACGATCGGGTGATGAACACCAACATCCGGGCGGTGTACCATCTGACGATGCTGGCCGTGCCGCATCTGCTGCAGTCGCAGGGCAACGTGGTGAACGTGTCCAGCGTGAACGGGATCCGCTCGTTCCCGGGCGTGCTGGCGTACAATATCTCGAAAATGGCCGTCGATCAGTTCACGCGCTGCGTCGCGCTCGAGCTGGCGGCCAAGGGTGTGCGGGTGAACTGTGTCAATCCGGGCGTGACCGTGACCAATCTGCACAAGCGCGGCGGCATGGACGAGCAGACGTACGCCAAGTTTTTGGAGCACTCGAAAAACACCCACGCCATGGGCCGGCCGGGCCAGGCGTCGGAGGTGGCCGATGCGATCGTGTTTCTGGCGAGCGACGCGGCATCGTTTATTACCGGTGCCAGCCTGCCGATCGACGGTGGTCGCCACGCAATGTGCCCTCGTTAAGGCGTTTAGGGCGAGAGTTAGGGTTTAAGCAAAGAAGGCATTCTCATTATTAAAGTGGTTCGTTAAAGTGTTTTACTTCGAATAAAATTGTTcgaaaatatataaatgtatgaaatgcgtttttgtttgatcCGTTTTTTGCATGGAGAAACGCAGCACGCCGCACTTTACCGTGGGCACATGGCGTGTCTTCCACCGTCCACGTTGAGCGTCACGCCGGTAATGAAGCTGGCACCGTCCGACGCCAAAAAGGCGATCGTGGAAGCGACTTCCTCGGCCACGCCCGGGCGTCCCAGTGCGTGGGTTTGTTCGCACTTCTTCAGAAAAGCGGCGTACGATTCCTCATCCATTCCACCGCGCTTGTGAATGTCCGTAATGATGACACCTGGAAAGaggaaagagaaaaggagaCACATTAGCCCAATTAGCCCAACCCGGACCACCGGCAATTACCACTTACCCGGATTGACGGCATTCACGCGCACCTGCTTCGGTGCCAGCTCCAGGGCGGTACAGCGCGTGAACTGATCGATCGCCGCCTTCGACATGCTGTACGCCAAAATGCCCGGAAACGAACGATTGCCAGCCACGCTCGACAGATTCACGATGTTGCCCTTGGTTTcgatcagcagcggcacggcCAGCATGGTCAGGTGGTACACACCGCGCACGTTCGTGTTCATCAGCTCATCGTACTGCTGCAGGCTCGTGTTTTCGATCGACCCGTTGCCCAGAATGCCCGCATTGTTGACCAGCACGTCCAGCTTGCCGTACTTGGCCACGATCTCGTCCAGCACGCGCTTGTTGTCCTCCTCCTTGGTCACGTCGGCGACGATCAGGAGCGGCTTGCTCTTGGACTGCGCTTCACACGCATCGCCCACCTTCTTCAGGTTGGCCTCGTTGCGTCCCGTAAGTGCGAGGGACGCTCCAAACTTGGCAAAATAGATGGCCGTACCCTCGCCAATGCCGGACGAGGCTCCCGTAATCAGCACCACTTTGCCGGTGAAATCCATTGCAGAAGTAAGGCACGGAGCAGAGCGGTTGATATCACGATGTCTGGATGATAGATCAAATGTATTGTTTGCTCCAAAGCAGCCAGATAATTGGACAATTATTCACTTACAATTGAGTTTTATCTATCACCCCAGCTGCTGGCGGCTTCTTATCACTTCCAATTGTTGTTGAAATGTTCTCCCAATTCCTGTCAAGTGATTTGAAGTGAATTTCAAGCCCAACTCAACCGCAGTAGCAGTATAAACACGTTGACAGAACGCCGGCATTCGGTTGTCAAACTTCCCggcagtttgtttgttttggtttcgcaAAACCTTGGCGGTTCTTTCTCGTGCTTTCTTTCTGTTGCTGGTGAAATAACTAACGATGAATTTCGTTCTACCCGGTGCTAACGtgaaaagtatgcaattttcttggacttttgttgttttgtgattCTGATAAgcgcccattttttccccAGTGCTGGCACGTGCTGTCAACTGCTTCTCCAAAATCGGCAACGAGCTCTACTTCGAGGCCACCCCGGACGGGCTGGATCTGAAAACGATCAACTCCACCAACACGGCGTACGCGGTCGTACAGTTTCGGCGCGACTTTTTCATCAGCTTCCAGCAGGGCAGCTCGGACACGCCGGATGAAAACTGCTGCAAGATATCGGTCAAACCCATACTGAAGATTTTCAAGAGCCTCGCCACGGTAAGGACCACAGTTGTGGGCCATGCGTTACACACACGTGATTTCGCTTAATCGACGTTTCTGTTTTTAGATACAAACGTGCAAAATTTGGCTGGAGGTGAACCAATCGAAGATCATATTCCAGTTCCGCTGCAAGTCGGACGTGCTGAAGACGCACAAAATCTTTCTCCTCGAAAGCGAACACATCAACTCGCTCAATCTGTCCCAAACGTTCCCGAGCGAAATCGTCGGCAATCACAAAGTGTTCAGCAACATCCTGGTGCATCTGTACCACTCGGTCGATGAAATTTCGTTCGACCTGAACGAGGACAAAACGATTGTCTCCAACTACGTCGACAACGAGCAGACCGATCGTTCCACGCTCCGCTCGACGCTCTCGATCGATTCGTCCGCCTTCCAGGCGTACCAGCTGGCCGGCAAGGCGAACCTTATCTTTTGCTACAAAGAGTTCAAAGCGATCACGATGTTCGCCTCACTGAACAAGCTGAACGTGCGCATGAGCTTTTCAGCGCCCGGTTCACCGCTCATGCTGGAGATGAGCAAGGGCGAGGTGGTGCATGCCAAGTTCATCATGGGCACGATGAAACCCTCCGCCCAGCTGACCAGCCGTCGGGCCCATCGGCGAAAAGGGATCGATCGCAACGCGTCCAACCGCTCCGTTGCTATGGACAGTGAAGCAATCAACACGTACCTAACCGAAGACATTACCAGCGATGGTAACGATGGCAACACGGCCGCATCGCATGCTCACGCCCAGCGGGATCGATCGTCGCAGAACGTCGTTTCCCAACCGAATCCAACGCCACACCGTGACAACAGTGTGCTACGCAACGAAACGGACGGCAATGCGGTAATACGCAGCGAACGTACGCATCGACCCGCGGAAGAGAGCTCGGTACGCCTGCTGCGACCATCACGGTTAAGTGCGGTCGCACCAAGTGCCTCCCCCGCTGGTGCACCTTCCTCCGAGGCGCTGTTCGGGCTGGAAAAGAACACGGAAAATCTTCCCTTCCTCGAGGGCTTAAACTTTCCACAGCAAACTACAAACGCACAGCCGCTCGACCGGCTCGACTCGATACCGACCCTGACGGATGATTCATTTTCCATCCCGGGAAACAACCGACCAGCGTCGCAGCCAAGGATCGAACAGGCCACCAGCAATCTGTCCGCCGTACGGAGCACCGATTCCATGTTTTCCCGCAAACGACCCCAGGCGGAAAGTTCACCACCCCGGCACGAACCAACGACGACACCGGGCGATGGGCGCAGGCAGGCAAAACCGGCCGACGATAGTGTCCCCGAGTCACCGGACGTGATTGAGGAGCGAAAGCGAAAGCAGGCCAAGCTGCGCCACATCTTCCGCCGTTGCTTCGAGCCAACGTTCAATCCCGCCTTTCAGCCCGGCTGTAGCCAACTCTTTGCGCCCAACTCGGACtccgaggaggaggagcaggacaACACGAGCACGTGAAATCCCTGGACCCCTGGGGCCACATGATTCGGACGTCGATACCAAAAAAACTCGATACTCGCACACGCCCACCGCAAGAAGGACGGGAGGAGTGTGTTGGGTGCTTTGTTTTTACAATCTCTCGCGTCCGTTTTGTTCGTTTCTTCTTTATTTGAGTCCTTTCGTACTTGTGTAACATGTGGTCgtgtatgtgtacgtgttCTACTGTTGAGCAATGTCTGCGGCTATCACTTTCTTTTGGTTCACACGCAAAAAAAGAGTTCcagcagtgtttttttttttcttttgcagccCACAGCGTGTTTGTGTTAGCAGTTGGGTGGTAGAGATGGTTTTAGCAGTAGTTAAAGTCTctgtggtgttgtgttgtcCTTTGATTGTTGTACACATCCGTacgaataaattaaataaataaataatttaaataaataaataaattatcttaAAACTCCTAGTCAGTGTGTGTTCGGGGTTTTCCTTGCTTCTCGTTTACGTCCGCGTCgtctgtggtggtggtagttgccCGGCCTTTTCCCCAGTTTCCCCATTGGAGGGGGGTTGTTCCATCAAACACGGCTTCCAAATCGGGGTCTGTCGGCGTCGATTGTGCCCGATTAGTATCGGCAGCGTCGGTGTTGTGGTCCGTTGCCGTGTAGGGTACGGGTACGCGTGCGTCTTCTCTATGCTCTAATgctctatctatctatctgaTTTTCTtacgctctctttctctctctcttgctcttgaACCTCCTTGAACGAGGCACAAACGGACATGCATGAGGGATTCGCATCGAAGTGTTAGGGGCTTAGGGTCATTTTTCTCTCTAGCGCGCACTGAAGCAGCATGAGTCGTTGCACCAGTAGCGTGTGCAGATGAAGTTGCACGCGAACGAATCTCCGCTCCCCCTATACTTCTTCTTCCAGCATACGATGAGGGGGATGGGGGGACGCGTAGTTTGGTGGGTTTTGGTGGGAAAAGCAAAGTCTCTTTACGTATGACTGGCTGGGGCTGTGTTGGAGTGGGGCAGTTTGGGGGCGGGTTTTGACGGATGGGGGGAGGTAGCTGGGAGGATAGTTGTGATCGCATCCAGGGAATATCGCATCAGGACAATCGTCGTCATTCTTTACAGTTTGGTTTGCTTCACCGGCCCATACACGCCAGGCGTGGCCATTGCGCTGCCATACTAACCCCCACTAACCACCCCACCACCCCATCATCCCCCCTTTGTGCCACAATAACTGTTTCCCCCATTCTCACCTATTATCCACCATGAGTTTCTCGCGCGAGGGGAAGGAGTGCTTCATGCTTGGGTGTTCTTATCGCCTTCTACTTCCTTCGGCATATCGGCACGGCTGTGTTGCTGGAGTCGGGTTGAGCGGGGTGGGGCTGGGCTGGTGGGCGCTAGTGGGGCGCTGATGGGACACGCCCGGCCAGCGGATCAACTCACACGTCCGACTCGGCAATGTCCTCCACCGCGCTCTCGTCGATCAGCTCGTCGctgtcgtcatcgtcatcgtcgtcatcgtcgtcttcCGCGTCATCGTCCGCTTCCGCggccgcctgctgctgctgctggtcctcCTTCTGGCCGGTGgcggctgctgccgctgcgcCGGCTGGCGTCTCCTCGctgtcatcgtcatcgtcgtcgtcgtcgtcatcgtcatcgtcgccgACCAGGGCGGACAGGTAGTCGTCATCGTCTCCGGTCGCCGGTTTCTTCTCCGGTTTCGTCACGGTTACGGGCTGAGCTGGAGCGTTCGCAACAACGTCAACTTTATTGTTATTCGTGTTTTGAGTTTGTACCTTTTCTGGCGAGTCCTCGTcgtactcctcctcctctccgTCCTCCTCGACCGCCGGCTCGGTCGCGCTGTCCCCTGCGCCTCCCTGGCTGGTGAGCGATTCCGCAATCTTGTTCACCTCGCTGTTCACGTCCAGCTCCTCGGCCGGCTTCTTCACCGCGCTGCTGTCCACCTCGTTCTGGGCCGCGGCCGCATCGGCCAGATCCAGCAGGGCCTGCGTGTTCTGGGCGGCcaccttcttcttcgtcttcttggCGGCGGCCGGGGCGGCGGCAGCGACCTGGGCCACCGGTTCGGCGGCGGCCTGGGCGACGGGCTgggcgacggcggcggcggcctgGACGGCGGGCTGGACGGCGGCAACCGTAtcctcatcgtcgtcatcatcatcgtcatcatcgtcgtcatcgtcgtcgtcatcgtcgaaGGCGCCTAGGAGGTCATCACCAAAAAAAGACAGCGCATCGTCCtcctcatcatcgtcatcatcgtcgtcatcgtcgtcctcagcagcggccgccgcagccgccggTGCCACCTGGTTGGCCGTCTGCTTCTGCTGGTCGACAACCGCCGCCGGGGCCACCGGTGCCGCtacctcatcatcatcgtcatcatcatcatcgtcgtcatcgtcgtcgatCTCATCCTCGACCGATCCTGTTCGGGCGAgcggcacacaaaaaaaacggggtaAGCGGCCGTGCACCTAATCGCTCAACACCGCCGAACTACACTTACCGATGATGTCTtcctcgtcgtcatcatcgtcgtccgcatcgtcatcgtcgtcttcGGCcgaatcgtcgtcgtcgccgagATCGAACTCATCGgaatcgtcgtcatcgtcgtcgtcgtcatcaccGCCGGCAGCCGGGGCAACGGGAACCACTGGTGCGCCATCAACCGGTGCTACTGCTCCAGCCAGATCTTCGGCCGCCTGTCGCGAGATGAGCGTGCCTTTGTGTGCATTTCGTCCCTCTGGCAAAGGGAGCAATAAACTGGTGTTAGCCACTGAAGGCGAGCATCAGATGCAAAgatctctctcccccccccccttcgaaGAGGGTCGGGTCATCACTTACCATCGCTGACCGGTTTGGAGGCAGCAAATGCGATGATGATCAGAATTAGTAATAGCTCCAACAGGAATGTGACTTTCATTTTTATATGTTCTGCAAGAGTGGGGAAGAAAAACCCTCAAAAttagtaaataaaaaacaacaaaatctaacatactgctactgctacccCCCCGCGTACAACAATAATCGCGCTAAATTTGAGTTGCTGTGCGCATCAACTCAATGCCTACTACAGCTGATGAATGTTGCTCCTcgttgttgctattgctgtACTACACTGCCACTATCGCTATCGCCTCGCCTTCTTCACCTTCGCCCACTGCGCAACCCGATTTCTGCACAAACTTTCTTTCTGCGTGAACACCGCGCAAAACGGTGTTACTGGGTGAGCCACACCGGCCGCGTAGAGAGTTGTATGCTAATTATGCATTCATCATAAACCTCCCCCGCCACTACTACGCCCCACGATTCCCACATCCCTTAAAAAGGGGGTGAAATATTGCCTCTCCTATCCTCTCCTTGAAGAGGTGGTTGAGCGCTTTCGGTGGTTGGCCGCGTGGGAATGGAGAACGGGTCATCGACCGAATCATTAATCGACGACGGGTCGATGTTTTGCTGTGGAACCGAAGTGTGGAGACGATTTCACTCTTCCAATCAGGAGGAACAGGAGCCAACGCAACAGGtggctgaaagtgaactttctatttcgctctctctctcttctctctgtCTTTTTGAGGCTACCTTGGACCAACCATCATACATACTTAACTTGAccaatcaaaaaaaaaaaagcaaaaaagcgatGACTGAAAGTTTTGTTCCTCTATTTTGTATCGAGAGGTCTTAAGAGGTGCCCTTTATTACACCCTTAATTAGCCctcttgctctttctctctctcgctggaGATTGGTTTTTGAAATTCCTTTCTCATCCTGGTCCACCCAATCGAAAAATGTGGGTGAGAATACGAAATCTCAAACCTGTTTCTCCCTCTCAAGCAACTCCTCACTGCCTTCCACCGGATGTTTGTCAGTGTGTGTCATAAACTGTTCTGTTCGATTTTACAGTACCTTTCCCAAAACGAGCTAcattaaaaaacattaaaatccATTAGTgctgttttaaaaaaaactgggtTTGGCAGTTCGGTTAGTTCCTAAAATTCGAACTGATGACTCCGCGTATCTGACAGGCAGGGTGTCCCTCCAGGGTCCCTACTAAGTTATAAGTTTATTCAACTCGATTGCATAGAAtttagctctctctctctctcacacacgcacacacgtacattgGTGGTCGCATTTGAAGAAATGGAAAGTTCAAACAGGTTACCTTGATTATGGTTCAATCAACTTTCTCCAACCACCTTTGCCGAGACCTTGTGCGTTGTGCGTGTGGTCAAAGGcattaaaaagaagaagcgagaAGTGGAAGATGTAGaagcgaaaagaaagagagcgagaaaaataaaaaaaacacataaaacaagATTATCGAAATAGAAGCCACAACCCTAATCGGACCGGTTTCGCGGTGCGGAGTCCGCACGGGTCAGGGAAAACAATCTTTACCAAACATTAATTTTGAGCAACTTTCGCCCGCTGCTTCCGCTTCTTTtgactagttttttttatctttttcttatcCTCTCCACCCCCCCCTTATTTACGCAGCATACGCAACGCATCAAATGCGTGAAACGAGTGTGATACGATCTCAATCTATGAaggaacataaaatttcaatcgCCCCACAAAATCCGTGTTCCTGAAGCCGACATTGATTTTGGAACGATCGAATCGATCGTGCAAACCCCAATACACCGGACCGAAACCGAAGCGGTGAGGGGAGGGTGGGGCTGGGGGGAAGCACATTAAAGAGAGGAATACGAAATTCGAGATAATTCCAACAGATAGAGAAATCAATGGAAAAAGCAAAGCGCTCGCTCGCCACATGCCCTTCCCCATCATCACAGTGGCCTACTTTGTGTTCGCAGTCTCCGGTTTGTGCGCCTCGGTGGAATATGGAAGCTTTCCTTCTCCCCCCCGTAAGCGCGAGGCACCATCAATCTAGTAAGCGGGGTGAAGCCTCATCTCCATATTTAAATATGGACAGCCCCGAGGCCCGATTCCGAGGAAAGTATGCTAATCGTGTACCAATTGCCCGCGATTAGACGCGGTCAATTGGGAGAGCGCTCTCCCCAGTCGGGAAAACATTCGCGCTCCAATTTCCCGCCGGTGCGCGTACGctcttccaccaccaccaccgccaccgccgaaCGGGGCGAATGCTTTACGCCAAACCGCCTTTTCCAAAGCAACCTTGAAAAGCCTTGTGTCCGTGTGGTTTGTGTCACGCGAACCCACTTGAATGTCCACCGGAATAGCCATGCCGTGGTAAAGAAGCGATCAAATCGTCCGTTCCCGCCGCGCGATACGCACAAAAGACTTCAACGGGCGCGACAGACGACGAACCTTCCGCTCTTATTCATCGGGCAGGACAGGATCTTTAGACCCGGGCTTTTCACTTTTTACCAATCTCGACCTCTAAAGACAAATGGACAGACGTTCAGTGGATTtctcgtgcgtgtgtgtgtgcgccttttcttattaaacaaaataacacacgcACCCAGGGGGGCGGTTTCTCTTTCGGGGTGAGATGAGCTCATTCAAAAGGCTCGCGCGGCGCGTCCACCGCCGTTTCGAAATGAAAGTgataaaagaaaagagaaagttTCCCCCGACTACCCCGACGTCAGtgtggacgtgtgtgtgtgtgtgtgtgtgtgactgcgCTCGTTCAATCGTGCGGGGTAAGGAGGTCCCAAGAGCTACCGGGCAAAGGGGGAGCATGGAATGCCGTGGTGCTCGCAGCAAATAAGCTGCCCCCTTCACAACATCCTGCCATCATTGATGAGCACCGTTTTTTGATTGCGCTGTTCTGTTGGGGGCAAAAATCGTTAGATATATTCGGAAACTTGTCGGAGACCTCTGTTAGTggaattaaaattcaaaacgGGAAGGTTTGGTTGATTGAGTTAATACATCTTTGGCTGTAAATATCAAAGCACTTAGCATTACTAAACGTTCAAAGTATTTTAATTGCAATCCCTGCAAATCCCTACAATCCCTTTCCCTGTGCGGCATCTTTAACACGCagaaatttaccaaaaaacaGGTGTCCCGCTTTTGCTGGCAACTGTTCTTATCTGGCGAAATTTTAACAAGCCATCCCAAAAAAATGTCGTCGGAAGACGGGCCACTGGGCTACTTGCCAGTAGCCGACATCAAACCGTTCGACGATCGACGGTTTCCGCCTAGCAGTCAGTAGTGCTGGGCCGACGGATTGCCGGACCGGATAGGAATTTCTAGGTCAAAAGCAgcataataattaatattgATTCTTTCCTCAATTTGGAACCGTTATCTGTTCGACATACGCCGCCAGCCGGGCCCCGCCAACCGTATCCACCTCTTCCGgcctttccttctctctctctctctctttcgctctggCCCTGTCTGTTTGACTGAGCAGCGCAGGCACAGACGTCAGCAGCACCGGGAAGCGGGCCCCTGCTGCAGGAGGCGCAAGCATGAATTTGCATTCGATCAAACCCTTCTACCCCTCTCATCCGGCTGCTCATTCCGAACACGCACAAGCACAAaccacacagtcacacacatttacacaccATATCGCAAAGGAACACGCTGGGTGGAGGGCGAACACCTCCATCAATCCTATTCGAATCTGGGTCCAACACATTTCTCCCACCCCCCGGGGGCCATACGCCTTGCATGCGGcccaaaaccaaacgaaaGGAAGTAATCAATAAAGAAAGATACAACAGCATCTCCTCTCACCCGCTGGTCCACCATTTTGGAGGGGCAGGGAGGCAGGCGGATGTGGTGTGCAACCAAAAATCCCGAAACACCAATCCCGGCCAAAGGGGAGGTGATGgataaaaaagagcataacTTTCAAGAAGTAACGAACACGGGAAGAGAGATCAAAGGCACACCCCATCACCGGGCAGCAAAAcaagcaccaccagcagcagcatcatcaccgCCGGCCGCAGGCCGAAATCTCCCGAAAATTACAATGCCCCAACCACACGGATCTGGTCACGGGGGCCGCCTCCCATCGAGGGGTTGGGGTGAAATCCGGAAAACAGGTCATAAAAGAAGTGggacccacacatacacacacacacgcacacacacacacacatacacacacaca comes from the Anopheles coluzzii chromosome 2, AcolN3, whole genome shotgun sequence genome and includes:
- the LOC120948254 gene encoding 3-oxoacyl-[acyl-carrier-protein] reductase FabG-like, with protein sequence MNLAGKVVLITGASSGIGAATALKFSQLGASLALTGRKVDNLNEVASQCGGSPFVVAGDISKEADTERVLKATIEKYGKLDVLVNNAGIIETGTIETTSLEQYDRVMNTNIRAVYHLTMLAVPHLLQSQGNVVNVSSVNGIRSFPGVLAYNISKMAVDQFTRCVALELAAKGVRVNCVNPGVTVTNLHKRGGMDEQTYAKFLEHSKNTHAMGRPGQASEVADAIVFLASDAASFITGASLPIDGGRHAMCPR
- the LOC120948248 gene encoding coiled-coil domain-containing protein 1-like, whose amino-acid sequence is MKVTFLLELLLILIIIAFAASKPVSDEGRNAHKGTLISRQAAEDLAGAVAPVDGAPVVPVAPAAGGDDDDDDDDDSDEFDLGDDDDSAEDDDDDADDDDDDEEDIIGSVEDEIDDDDDDDDDDDDDEVAAPVAPAAVVDQQKQTANQVAPAAAAAAAEDDDDDDDDDDEEDDALSFFGDDLLGAFDDDDDDDDDDDDDDDDDEDTVAAVQPAVQAAAAVAQPVAQAAAEPVAQVAAAAPAAAKKTKKKVAAQNTQALLDLADAAAAQNEVDSSAVKKPAEELDVNSEVNKIAESLTSQGGAGDSATEPAVEEDGEEEEYDEDSPEKVQTQNTNNNKVDVVANAPAQPVTVTKPEKKPATGDDDDYLSALVGDDDDDDDDDDDDDSEETPAGAAAAAATGQKEDQQQQQAAAEADDDAEDDDDDDDDDDSDELIDESAVEDIAESDV
- the LOC120948252 gene encoding 3-oxoacyl-[acyl-carrier-protein] reductase FabG-like; the encoded protein is MDFTGKVVLITGASSGIGEGTAIYFAKFGASLALTGRNEANLKKVGDACEAQSKSKPLLIVADVTKEEDNKRVLDEIVAKYGKLDVLVNNAGILGNGSIENTSLQQYDELMNTNVRGVYHLTMLAVPLLIETKGNIVNLSSVAGNRSFPGILAYSMSKAAIDQFTRCTALELAPKQVRVNAVNPGVIITDIHKRGGMDEESYAAFLKKCEQTHALGRPGVAEEVASTIAFLASDGASFITGVTLNVDGGRHAMCPR
- the LOC120948247 gene encoding cell cycle checkpoint control protein RAD9A, which produces MNFVLPGANVKMLARAVNCFSKIGNELYFEATPDGLDLKTINSTNTAYAVVQFRRDFFISFQQGSSDTPDENCCKISVKPILKIFKSLATIQTCKIWLEVNQSKIIFQFRCKSDVLKTHKIFLLESEHINSLNLSQTFPSEIVGNHKVFSNILVHLYHSVDEISFDLNEDKTIVSNYVDNEQTDRSTLRSTLSIDSSAFQAYQLAGKANLIFCYKEFKAITMFASLNKLNVRMSFSAPGSPLMLEMSKGEVVHAKFIMGTMKPSAQLTSRRAHRRKGIDRNASNRSVAMDSEAINTYLTEDITSDGNDGNTAASHAHAQRDRSSQNVVSQPNPTPHRDNSVLRNETDGNAVIRSERTHRPAEESSVRLLRPSRLSAVAPSASPAGAPSSEALFGLEKNTENLPFLEGLNFPQQTTNAQPLDRLDSIPTLTDDSFSIPGNNRPASQPRIEQATSNLSAVRSTDSMFSRKRPQAESSPPRHEPTTTPGDGRRQAKPADDSVPESPDVIEERKRKQAKLRHIFRRCFEPTFNPAFQPGCSQLFAPNSDSEEEEQDNTST